From Daucus carota subsp. sativus chromosome 6, DH1 v3.0, whole genome shotgun sequence, the proteins below share one genomic window:
- the LOC108227358 gene encoding probable inactive leucine-rich repeat receptor-like protein kinase At3g03770 isoform X1, producing the protein MGCLKLLLVVYVLWVFCISTTHELQSSETQALLQLRKHLEYPVALQAWENYNGDLCYMPSTLHVSITCHDNIVSELTIKGDKRDSVSQFYGYAIPNMTLSEKFSIDSFVTTLARLSGLRVLNLVSLGIWGPLPVKIHRLRLLEVLDMSSNFMFGSIPPELSRLEKLNTLTFDSNYFNGTVPDWLDLFSNLTILSIKNNRLKGLLPSSISNVTTLADVSLSHNKITGRLPNMSALSNLHLLDMRENGLDSELPRMPRGLTTMLLSKNSFSGTIPRQFSNLNQLQHLDLSSNFLTGEPPAALFSLPNISYLNIASNMLSGSLPDNLTCGDELGFVDISSNRLIGRLPSCLSSTSQKRIGMFSGNCLSTNTQHQHPESFCKVATVKKEKSRGRSKAVLIGVIGGIVFVVVLLTIFLLALRRRYSSREEALVQHTLPKLVQQNAPSGISLELLENARIISESAKLGTQGSQAYQVFSLEELEEATNDFDESAILGEGSAGKLYKGRLDNGLFITVRALPLFRKYSVRNLKLRLDLLSKLRHPHLVALLGHCIDGGGQDDSTASRVFLVYEYVPNGNFRAHLSESSPEKLLNWSDRLAVLIGIAKAVHFLHTGVYASISNRLRTNNILLDDHRIAKLSDYGISIITDDIETLEGKKEGSRSWHKSKPEDDVYNFGFILLEVLVGPIVSGKGEAYLLNEMTSFGSLDGRKRIVDPIVLTTCSQESLTTVISITNKCISADPTNRPSFEDVLWNLQYAAQVQASADADQKSNTSSH; encoded by the exons ATGGGGTGCTTAAAGTTGTTGCTTGTAGTTTATGTTTTGTGGGTTTTTTGTATCTCAACTACCCATGAGTTACAGAGCTCTGAAACCCAAGCTCTTCTTCAGCTAAGAAAGCATTTAGAATACCCTGTGGCATTGCAAGCTTGGGAGAATTATAATGGTGATTTGTGTTACATGCCCTCAACATTACATGTTAGCATTACATGCCATGATAATATTGTTTCTGAGCTCACAATTAAGGGGGACAAGCGTGATAGTGTGAGTCAGTTTTATGGATATGCAATTCCTAATATGACTTTATCTGAGAAGTTCTCGATTGATTCTTTTGTTACCACGTTGGCAAGGTTAAGTGGCCTAAGGGTTCTTAATTTGGTGTCTTTGGGTATATGGGGACCATTGCCGGTTAAAATTCATCGGTTGAGATTGCTTGAAGTTCTTGATATGAGTTCAAATTTTATGTTTGGTTCCATTCCACCAGAATTATCGAGATTAGAGAAGCTTAATACTTTAACATTTGATAGTAATTACTTCAATGGCACTGTTCCAGACTGGTTGGATTTGTTCTCGAACCTTACCATTTTGAGTATCAAGAATAACCGGTTGAAGGGCTTGTTACCTTCTTCAATTTCCAATGTGACAACCCTTGCTGATGTGTCTTTGTCTCACAATAAGATTACTGGTAGACTGCCAAATATGAGTGCATTATCTAATCTTCATTTGTTGGATATGAGGGAGAATGGGCTGGATTCCGAATTGCCTCGCATGCCTAGAGGATTGACTACTATGCTTCTGAGCAAGAACTCATTCTCTGGTACTATTCCTCGTCAGTTTAGCAACCTAAATCAGCTTCAGCACCTTGACCTTTCTTCCAATTTTTTGACTGGAGAACCACCAGCTGCATTGTTTTCTTTGCCAAATATTAGTTATCTAAATATAGCATCAAACATGTTGAGTGGTTCTCTTCCAGACAACCTGACTTGTGGAGATGAACTTGGGTTCGTTGATATTTCTAGTAATAGGTTGATAGGTAGGCTTCCTTCTTGTTTATCCTCTACGTCACAAAAGCGGATTGGTATGTTTAGTGGGAACTGTCTGTCAACTAATACACAACATCAGCATCCAGAGTCTTTCTGCAAAGTTGCAACAGTTAAAAAGGAAAAATCTAGGGGAAGATCAAAGGCAGTTTTAATTGGTGTGATTGGAGGaattgtttttgttgtagtgcttCTGACAATTTTCCTTCTAGCTTTGCGTCGAAGATATTCTTCACGAGAAGAGGCACTTGTCCAACATACACTGCCCAAGCTTGTGCAACAGAATGCACCATCAGGAATATCACTTGAACTCCTTGAAAATGCCA GGATCATATCTGAATCAGCAAAACTAGGAACTCAAGGTTCCCAAGCATACCAAGTATTTTCACTGGAAGAGTTAGAAGAAGCTACCAATGATTTTGACGAGTCGGCAATCTTGGGTGAAGGTTCTGCTGGAAAG CTTTACAAAGGAAGATTAGATAATGGGCTTTTCATTACTGTACGAGCTCTGCCTTTATTTAGAAAGTATTCAGTTCGAAACCTTAAACTTCGATTGGATCTGCTTTCAAAGCTTCGCCACCCGCACCTTGTAGCACTTCTAGGCCACTGTATTGATGGAGGAGGACAAGATGATTCTACTGCTAGCAGAGTCTTCCTTGTATATGAATATGTGCCAAATGGAAATTTCCGTGCTCATCTCTCAG AAAGCTCTCCAGAAAAACTTCTTAATTGGTCAGATCGATTAGCAGTTCTAATTGGCATTGCAAAAGCTGTGCATTTTTTGCATACTGGGGTATATGCTTCTATCAGTAATCGCTTGagaacaaataatatattactagATGACCATCGCATAGCCAAGCTGAGTGACTATGGGATTTCCATAATTACTGATGATATAGAAACGCTCGAG gGAAAGAAAGAAGGCTCTAGATCATG GCATAAATCAAAGCCAGAGGACGATGTTTATAACTTTGGGTTTATATTGCTGGAGGTGCTTGTTGGGCCTATTGTGAGTGGAAAAGGAGAAGCATATTTGCTGAACGAAATG ACATCCTTTGGTAGCCTGGATGGTCGAAAGAGGATCGTGGATCCAATTGTGCTAACCACTTGCTCACAAGAGTCATTAACAACTGTGATATCAATCACCAACAAATGTATATCAGCTGATCCTACAAATCGTCCCTCGTTCGAGGATGTGCTCTGGAATCTGCAGTACGCGGCCCAAGTCCAGGCTTCAGCAGATGCTGATCAGAAGTCAAATACATCATCACACTGA
- the LOC108227358 gene encoding probable inactive leucine-rich repeat receptor-like protein kinase At3g03770 isoform X2 encodes MGCLKLLLVVYVLWVFCISTTHELQSSETQALLQLRKHLEYPVALQAWENYNGDLCYMPSTLHVSITCHDNIVSELTIKGDKRDSVSQFYGYAIPNMTLSEKFSIDSFVTTLARLSGLRVLNLVSLGIWGPLPVKIHRLRLLEVLDMSSNFMFGSIPPELSRLEKLNTLTFDSNYFNGTVPDWLDLFSNLTILSIKNNRLKGLLPSSISNVTTLADVSLSHNKITGRLPNMSALSNLHLLDMRENGLDSELPRMPRGLTTMLLSKNSFSGTIPRQFSNLNQLQHLDLSSNFLTGEPPAALFSLPNISYLNIASNMLSGSLPDNLTCGDELGFVDISSNRLIGRLPSCLSSTSQKRIGMFSGNCLSTNTQHQHPESFCKVATVKKEKSRGRSKAVLIGVIGGIVFVVVLLTIFLLALRRRYSSREEALVQHTLPKLVQQNAPSGISLELLENARIISESAKLGTQGSQAYQVFSLEELEEATNDFDESAILGEGSAGKLYKGRLDNGLFITVRALPLFRKYSVRNLKLRLDLLSKLRHPHLVALLGHCIDGGGQDDSTASRVFLVYEYVPNGNFRAHLSESSPEKLLNWSDRLAVLIGIAKAVHFLHTGVYASISNRLRTNNILLDDHRIAKLSDYGISIITDDIETLEGKKEGSRSCCLSGINQSQRTMFITLGLYCWRCLLGLL; translated from the exons ATGGGGTGCTTAAAGTTGTTGCTTGTAGTTTATGTTTTGTGGGTTTTTTGTATCTCAACTACCCATGAGTTACAGAGCTCTGAAACCCAAGCTCTTCTTCAGCTAAGAAAGCATTTAGAATACCCTGTGGCATTGCAAGCTTGGGAGAATTATAATGGTGATTTGTGTTACATGCCCTCAACATTACATGTTAGCATTACATGCCATGATAATATTGTTTCTGAGCTCACAATTAAGGGGGACAAGCGTGATAGTGTGAGTCAGTTTTATGGATATGCAATTCCTAATATGACTTTATCTGAGAAGTTCTCGATTGATTCTTTTGTTACCACGTTGGCAAGGTTAAGTGGCCTAAGGGTTCTTAATTTGGTGTCTTTGGGTATATGGGGACCATTGCCGGTTAAAATTCATCGGTTGAGATTGCTTGAAGTTCTTGATATGAGTTCAAATTTTATGTTTGGTTCCATTCCACCAGAATTATCGAGATTAGAGAAGCTTAATACTTTAACATTTGATAGTAATTACTTCAATGGCACTGTTCCAGACTGGTTGGATTTGTTCTCGAACCTTACCATTTTGAGTATCAAGAATAACCGGTTGAAGGGCTTGTTACCTTCTTCAATTTCCAATGTGACAACCCTTGCTGATGTGTCTTTGTCTCACAATAAGATTACTGGTAGACTGCCAAATATGAGTGCATTATCTAATCTTCATTTGTTGGATATGAGGGAGAATGGGCTGGATTCCGAATTGCCTCGCATGCCTAGAGGATTGACTACTATGCTTCTGAGCAAGAACTCATTCTCTGGTACTATTCCTCGTCAGTTTAGCAACCTAAATCAGCTTCAGCACCTTGACCTTTCTTCCAATTTTTTGACTGGAGAACCACCAGCTGCATTGTTTTCTTTGCCAAATATTAGTTATCTAAATATAGCATCAAACATGTTGAGTGGTTCTCTTCCAGACAACCTGACTTGTGGAGATGAACTTGGGTTCGTTGATATTTCTAGTAATAGGTTGATAGGTAGGCTTCCTTCTTGTTTATCCTCTACGTCACAAAAGCGGATTGGTATGTTTAGTGGGAACTGTCTGTCAACTAATACACAACATCAGCATCCAGAGTCTTTCTGCAAAGTTGCAACAGTTAAAAAGGAAAAATCTAGGGGAAGATCAAAGGCAGTTTTAATTGGTGTGATTGGAGGaattgtttttgttgtagtgcttCTGACAATTTTCCTTCTAGCTTTGCGTCGAAGATATTCTTCACGAGAAGAGGCACTTGTCCAACATACACTGCCCAAGCTTGTGCAACAGAATGCACCATCAGGAATATCACTTGAACTCCTTGAAAATGCCA GGATCATATCTGAATCAGCAAAACTAGGAACTCAAGGTTCCCAAGCATACCAAGTATTTTCACTGGAAGAGTTAGAAGAAGCTACCAATGATTTTGACGAGTCGGCAATCTTGGGTGAAGGTTCTGCTGGAAAG CTTTACAAAGGAAGATTAGATAATGGGCTTTTCATTACTGTACGAGCTCTGCCTTTATTTAGAAAGTATTCAGTTCGAAACCTTAAACTTCGATTGGATCTGCTTTCAAAGCTTCGCCACCCGCACCTTGTAGCACTTCTAGGCCACTGTATTGATGGAGGAGGACAAGATGATTCTACTGCTAGCAGAGTCTTCCTTGTATATGAATATGTGCCAAATGGAAATTTCCGTGCTCATCTCTCAG AAAGCTCTCCAGAAAAACTTCTTAATTGGTCAGATCGATTAGCAGTTCTAATTGGCATTGCAAAAGCTGTGCATTTTTTGCATACTGGGGTATATGCTTCTATCAGTAATCGCTTGagaacaaataatatattactagATGACCATCGCATAGCCAAGCTGAGTGACTATGGGATTTCCATAATTACTGATGATATAGAAACGCTCGAG gGAAAGAAAGAAGGCTCTAGATCATG TTGTTTGTCAGGCATAAATCAAAGCCAGAGGACGATGTTTATAACTTTGGGTTTATATTGCTGGAGGTGCTTGTTGGGCCTATTGTGA
- the LOC108192845 gene encoding protoporphyrinogen oxidase, mitochondrial isoform X1, with translation MASAPAQDNNSAAKRVAVVGAGVSGLAAAYKLSQRGLNVTIFEAEERAGGKLKSVSHDGLIWDEGANTMTESEGNVSYLLDNLGLRDKQQFPISQHKRYIAKNGTPVLLPSNPIALIKSNILSTQSKIQLLLEPFLWKKNSNSKMSDKHESVGGFFRRHFGQEVVDHLIDPFVAGLNAGDPESLSMYHAFPDLWNLEKKFGSIIVGAVRSKISFKKGEGQGMNASSKSKRRKRGSFSFLGGMQTLTDALCEEVGKDKVNLQTRVLELSYPCSQESQLSNWSISYALDFDKHLKEQCFDAVIMTAPLCDVKQMKITKRGKPFVLDFIPEVSYMPLSVVITSFKKENVRRPLEGFGVLVPSKEQQNGLKSLGTLFSSMMFPDRTPSDLYLYTTFIGGSRNQELARASRDELKKIVAADLRQLLGAEGEPTFVNHLYWSKAFPLYGHDYNSVIGAIDKMEKDLPGFFYAGNHRGGLSVGKAISSGCKAADLVISYLDSSLENNLSRENCT, from the exons ATGGCttcagctcctgctcaggataataaca GTGCTGCTAAAAGAGTCGCTGTTGTTGGTGCTGGCGTTAG TGGCCTTGCTGCAGCCTACAAATTGTCCCAGCGGGGTTTGAATGTCACAATTTTCGAAGCTGAAGAGAGAGCTGGAGGCAAGTTAAAGAGTGTATCCCATGATGGTCTAATATGGGATGAGGGTGCAAACACTATG ACGGAGTCTGAGGGTAATGTTAGTTATTTGCTTGATAATCTCGGGCTTCGCGACAAACAACAATTT CCAATATCACAGCACAAGCGCTATATTGCAAAGAATGGAACTCCAGTACTG CTACCTTCAAATCCAATTGCTCTGATCAAAAGCAATATTCTCTCTACTCAATCAAAG ATTCAGTTGCTGTTGGAGCCGTTTTTGTGGAAGAAAAACAGTAACTCGAAGATGTCAGACAAACATGAAAG CGTTGGAGGTTTCTTTCGGCGTCATTTTGGACAGGAG GTTGTTGACCATCTCATTGACCCTTTTGTTGCCGGTCTTAATGCCGGAGATCCTGAATCTCTCTCT ATGTATCATGCATTTCCAGACTTGTGGAATCTAGAGAAAAA ATTTGGCTCTATCATAGTTGGCGCAGTTCGTTCTAAAATATCTTTCAAAAAGGGAGAAGGTCAAGGGATGAATGCTTCTTCAAAGTCTAAGAGGCGTAAACGtggttcattttcatttttgggCGGAATGCAG ACACTAACCGATGCACTCTGCGAAGAGGTAGGCAAAGATAAAGTCAATCTGCAAACAAGGGTTTTGGAATTATCTTATCCCTGCAGCCAGGAATCGCAGTTGAGTAATTGGTCAATTTCATATGCTCTAGATTTCGACAAGCACCTAAAAGAACAATGTTTTGATGCAGTCATCATGACA GCTCCACTTTGTGATGTCAAGCAAATGAAGATTACAAAGAGAGGGAAACCCTTTGTACTTGATTTCATTCCTGAG GTGAGTTATATGCCACTATCAGTTGTAATCACCTCATTCAAGAAAGAGAATGTTAGACGACCCCTTGAGGGATTTGGAGTTCTTGTTCCCTCCAAAGAGCAGCAAAATGGATTAAAGTCACTTG GTACTCTCTTTTCCTCTATGATGTTTCCTGACCGCACACCTAGTGATCTGTATCTATATACTACATTTATAGGGGGGAGTAGAAACCAAGAATTAGCTAGAGCTTCAAG GGATGAGTTGAAGAAGATCGTGGCTGCTGATCTTAGACAATTATTGGGTGCAGAAGGGGAGCCAACATTTGTTAA TCATTTGTATTGGAGTAAAGCATTTCCTCTTTATGGGCATGACTACAATTCTGTCATAGGAGCAATTGATAAGATGGAAAAGGACCTTCCAGGATTTTTTTACGCAG GAAACCATAGGGGAGGACTCTCTGTCGGTAAAGCAATATCCTCAGGGTGCAAAGCAGCAGATCTTGTAATCTCATATCTGGATTCTTCTTTAGAGAATAATTTGTCAAGGGAGAACTGCACTTAA
- the LOC108192845 gene encoding protoporphyrinogen oxidase, mitochondrial isoform X2, whose product MTESEGNVSYLLDNLGLRDKQQFPISQHKRYIAKNGTPVLLPSNPIALIKSNILSTQSKIQLLLEPFLWKKNSNSKMSDKHESVGGFFRRHFGQEVVDHLIDPFVAGLNAGDPESLSMYHAFPDLWNLEKKFGSIIVGAVRSKISFKKGEGQGMNASSKSKRRKRGSFSFLGGMQTLTDALCEEVGKDKVNLQTRVLELSYPCSQESQLSNWSISYALDFDKHLKEQCFDAVIMTAPLCDVKQMKITKRGKPFVLDFIPEVSYMPLSVVITSFKKENVRRPLEGFGVLVPSKEQQNGLKSLGTLFSSMMFPDRTPSDLYLYTTFIGGSRNQELARASRDELKKIVAADLRQLLGAEGEPTFVNHLYWSKAFPLYGHDYNSVIGAIDKMEKDLPGFFYAGNHRGGLSVGKAISSGCKAADLVISYLDSSLENNLSRENCT is encoded by the exons ATG ACGGAGTCTGAGGGTAATGTTAGTTATTTGCTTGATAATCTCGGGCTTCGCGACAAACAACAATTT CCAATATCACAGCACAAGCGCTATATTGCAAAGAATGGAACTCCAGTACTG CTACCTTCAAATCCAATTGCTCTGATCAAAAGCAATATTCTCTCTACTCAATCAAAG ATTCAGTTGCTGTTGGAGCCGTTTTTGTGGAAGAAAAACAGTAACTCGAAGATGTCAGACAAACATGAAAG CGTTGGAGGTTTCTTTCGGCGTCATTTTGGACAGGAG GTTGTTGACCATCTCATTGACCCTTTTGTTGCCGGTCTTAATGCCGGAGATCCTGAATCTCTCTCT ATGTATCATGCATTTCCAGACTTGTGGAATCTAGAGAAAAA ATTTGGCTCTATCATAGTTGGCGCAGTTCGTTCTAAAATATCTTTCAAAAAGGGAGAAGGTCAAGGGATGAATGCTTCTTCAAAGTCTAAGAGGCGTAAACGtggttcattttcatttttgggCGGAATGCAG ACACTAACCGATGCACTCTGCGAAGAGGTAGGCAAAGATAAAGTCAATCTGCAAACAAGGGTTTTGGAATTATCTTATCCCTGCAGCCAGGAATCGCAGTTGAGTAATTGGTCAATTTCATATGCTCTAGATTTCGACAAGCACCTAAAAGAACAATGTTTTGATGCAGTCATCATGACA GCTCCACTTTGTGATGTCAAGCAAATGAAGATTACAAAGAGAGGGAAACCCTTTGTACTTGATTTCATTCCTGAG GTGAGTTATATGCCACTATCAGTTGTAATCACCTCATTCAAGAAAGAGAATGTTAGACGACCCCTTGAGGGATTTGGAGTTCTTGTTCCCTCCAAAGAGCAGCAAAATGGATTAAAGTCACTTG GTACTCTCTTTTCCTCTATGATGTTTCCTGACCGCACACCTAGTGATCTGTATCTATATACTACATTTATAGGGGGGAGTAGAAACCAAGAATTAGCTAGAGCTTCAAG GGATGAGTTGAAGAAGATCGTGGCTGCTGATCTTAGACAATTATTGGGTGCAGAAGGGGAGCCAACATTTGTTAA TCATTTGTATTGGAGTAAAGCATTTCCTCTTTATGGGCATGACTACAATTCTGTCATAGGAGCAATTGATAAGATGGAAAAGGACCTTCCAGGATTTTTTTACGCAG GAAACCATAGGGGAGGACTCTCTGTCGGTAAAGCAATATCCTCAGGGTGCAAAGCAGCAGATCTTGTAATCTCATATCTGGATTCTTCTTTAGAGAATAATTTGTCAAGGGAGAACTGCACTTAA